In one window of Duganella dendranthematis DNA:
- a CDS encoding TCR/Tet family MFS transporter → MTTTDTSAAAPLPVPGKPPGNLNFVLICVFIDMLGIGLIVPVLPVLVGEFTGTRDNQAYWYGVMSAVFGLMQFLFMPMLGAISDRVGRRPVLLYSMAGMSINFLTTAWAPNLACLFIGRVIGGMSSASMSVASAYASDISTPENRAKSFGKIGAAFGLGFICGPMLGGLLGTVDLHLPFYVAGALSAANLVYGYLMVPESLPAARRAPFKLSKINPLAALAKLVRRTDIRGLVVTYTLVTLAAMMLQTTWVLYTTFRFNWTPGQNGAALFCVGLTAAVVQAGLLGLLIKRFGEVRLAQLGMVSGTVTYLLYGLATQGWMMYVLIVCNVLSFAIGPALQSIISKHTPADEQGELMGSLQSISSVGVIIMPLLGSAILGEVSHLPAGDWRVGSTFYLCAAMQAMAVLVAQRYFGKHKAEEA, encoded by the coding sequence ATGACCACCACCGACACCTCGGCAGCGGCGCCGCTGCCGGTACCGGGCAAGCCGCCGGGTAATCTGAACTTTGTCCTGATCTGCGTTTTCATCGATATGCTGGGCATCGGCCTGATTGTGCCGGTGTTGCCGGTGCTGGTCGGCGAATTCACCGGCACGCGCGACAACCAGGCTTACTGGTATGGCGTGATGAGCGCGGTGTTCGGTTTGATGCAGTTCCTGTTCATGCCGATGCTCGGCGCGATCAGCGACCGCGTCGGCCGCCGTCCGGTGCTGCTGTATTCGATGGCCGGCATGAGCATCAACTTCCTGACCACGGCGTGGGCGCCCAACCTGGCCTGCCTGTTCATCGGCCGCGTGATCGGCGGCATGTCGTCGGCCAGCATGTCGGTGGCGTCGGCGTACGCGTCGGATATCTCGACGCCGGAGAACCGCGCCAAGAGCTTCGGCAAGATCGGCGCGGCGTTCGGTCTGGGCTTTATTTGCGGGCCGATGCTGGGCGGGCTACTGGGCACGGTCGATTTGCACCTGCCGTTCTATGTGGCCGGCGCGCTGTCGGCCGCCAATCTGGTGTACGGCTATCTGATGGTGCCGGAATCGCTGCCGGCGGCCCGCCGCGCGCCGTTCAAGCTCTCCAAGATCAATCCACTGGCGGCACTGGCCAAGCTGGTGCGCCGCACCGACATCCGCGGCCTGGTCGTGACTTACACGCTGGTGACGCTGGCGGCGATGATGCTGCAAACCACCTGGGTGCTGTACACCACCTTCCGCTTCAACTGGACGCCGGGCCAGAATGGCGCGGCGCTGTTCTGCGTCGGCCTGACGGCGGCCGTGGTGCAAGCCGGCCTGCTCGGCCTCCTGATCAAGCGCTTCGGCGAGGTGCGGCTGGCGCAGCTGGGCATGGTCTCCGGCACGGTCACCTATCTGCTGTATGGCCTGGCCACGCAGGGCTGGATGATGTATGTGCTGATCGTCTGCAATGTGCTGTCGTTTGCGATTGGCCCGGCGCTGCAGAGCATCATCTCCAAACACACGCCGGCCGACGAGCAAGGCGAATTAATGGGATCGCTGCAATCGATCAGCAGCGTGGGCGTGATCATCATGCCGCTGCTGGGTTCCGCGATTCTTGGAGAAGTCAGCCACCTGCCGGCCGGCGACTGGCGCGTGGGCAGCACCTTCTATCTGTGCGCGGCCATGCAGGCGATGGCGGTGCTGGTGGCGCAGCGCTACTTCGGCAAGCACAAGGCGGAGGAAGCATGA
- a CDS encoding HD domain-containing protein: protein MNSLLTGWHPRLVALAAAAQGVDGAHDTNHLHRVWRNASLLLNDYPEADALVVLAGCYLHDLVNLQKNDPERHLASRKAALLASRQLAELDFPPNKLAGVAHAIESHSFSAGIRAETIEAKIVQDADRLDALGAVGLARLFYTAGRMDSALAHPDDPMALHRDLDDKAYALDHIDTKLATLPGTMQTTAGRRLADNRLNELIAFRDSFIAEWAASPAAP, encoded by the coding sequence ATGAATAGCTTGCTTACTGGTTGGCACCCGCGCCTGGTCGCCCTGGCCGCTGCGGCACAGGGCGTGGATGGCGCCCACGATACCAACCATCTGCACCGCGTATGGCGCAACGCCAGCCTGCTGCTGAATGATTACCCCGAGGCCGATGCGCTGGTGGTGCTGGCCGGCTGTTATCTGCATGACTTGGTCAACCTGCAAAAAAATGACCCCGAACGCCATCTGGCGTCGCGCAAGGCGGCGCTGCTGGCCAGCCGCCAGCTGGCCGAGCTGGACTTCCCGCCCAATAAACTGGCCGGCGTCGCCCACGCCATCGAAAGTCACAGTTTTTCCGCCGGCATCCGCGCCGAAACCATCGAAGCCAAAATCGTGCAGGACGCCGACCGGCTGGATGCACTGGGCGCGGTTGGCCTGGCGCGGTTGTTCTACACCGCCGGCCGCATGGATTCGGCGCTGGCGCATCCAGACGATCCGATGGCGCTGCACCGCGACCTGGATGACAAGGCGTACGCGCTGGACCATATCGACACTAAGCTGGCCACCCTGCCTGGCACCATGCAGACCACCGCAGGCCGCCGCCTGGCGGACAACCGGCTGAATGAATTGATCGCCTTCCGCGACAGCTTTATCGCCGAATGGGCCGCCAGCCCGGCCGCGCCGTAA
- a CDS encoding chemotaxis protein CheW, which translates to MSNVSELHATSSTAGEYLAFTLGQEEYGIDIQKVSEIRSYETPTRIANAPGFVKGVVNLRGIIVPIVDMRIKFNLGTPTYDQFTVVIILNIGHRVVGMVVDRVSDVTTLLPEQIKPAPEIGSALNTDHIVGLGTIDERMLILVDIDKLMSSADMGLIESTALAA; encoded by the coding sequence ATGTCTAACGTAAGCGAATTGCACGCGACGTCCTCGACCGCCGGCGAGTACCTGGCCTTTACCCTGGGCCAGGAAGAGTACGGCATTGATATTCAAAAAGTAAGCGAGATCCGCAGCTACGAAACGCCAACCCGCATCGCCAACGCGCCGGGCTTCGTCAAGGGCGTGGTCAATCTGCGCGGCATCATCGTGCCGATCGTCGATATGCGTATCAAATTCAATCTGGGCACCCCGACCTATGACCAGTTCACCGTGGTCATCATCCTCAACATCGGCCACCGCGTGGTCGGCATGGTGGTCGATCGCGTGTCGGACGTGACCACGCTGCTGCCTGAGCAAATCAAACCGGCGCCGGAAATCGGCTCGGCACTGAATACCGACCACATCGTCGGCCTCGGCACCATCGATGAGCGTATGCTGATCCTGGTCGATATCGACAAGCTGATGTCCAGCGCCGATATGGGCCTGATCGAAAGCACCGCGCTGGCGGCCTAA
- a CDS encoding methyl-accepting chemotaxis protein, whose protein sequence is MNMLANISIGKRLALGFTIILAFAMLITGISVWRLQGVASATSEMMQNPLAKERMISDWSGKIDSGIRRTTAIARSSDPSLGAYFAEESKASSAASGELQKKIETLISDDDEKALFTRIGEQRKVYLSSRDQINKLKTAGELDEATKIFENVFKPGTAKYQELIVELLKMQRAKIDAAAVHIEEIANSSRRLLFILAALVLAFGATSAWLLTTGIVRPLQEAVVAARRVASGDLTGHIDDSAKDETGQLLTALKDMNASLLGIVTEVRSGTDHITTSSSEIAQGNQDLSRRTEQQAGALEETASSMEELTSTVKHNADNARQANQLAASAAQVAVKGGAVVAQVVGTMDSINQSSSKIVDIIAVIDGIAFQTNILALNAAVEAARAGEQGRGFAVVASEVRNLAQRSASAAKEIKALIGDSVEKVNQGSKLVADAGVTMDEIVASVHKVSDMISEITAASSEQSAGINEVNQAIGSMDAVTQQNAALVEQAAAAAESMQQQAAALAHAVSVFKVDGTPRLSHARPARPQLQITRSV, encoded by the coding sequence ATGAATATGTTGGCGAATATCAGTATCGGCAAACGCCTGGCGTTGGGCTTCACGATTATCCTGGCGTTTGCGATGCTGATTACCGGCATCAGCGTGTGGCGGCTGCAAGGCGTGGCCTCGGCCACCAGCGAAATGATGCAGAACCCGCTGGCCAAGGAGCGCATGATCTCCGACTGGTCCGGCAAGATCGACAGCGGCATCCGCCGCACCACCGCCATTGCCCGTAGCAGCGATCCGTCGCTGGGCGCCTACTTCGCCGAGGAGTCCAAGGCTTCTTCCGCCGCTTCCGGCGAACTGCAGAAAAAAATCGAAACGCTGATCAGCGATGACGATGAAAAAGCCCTGTTCACCCGCATCGGCGAGCAGCGCAAGGTGTACCTGTCGTCGCGCGACCAGATCAACAAGCTGAAAACCGCCGGTGAGTTGGACGAAGCAACGAAGATTTTTGAAAACGTTTTCAAGCCAGGCACGGCCAAGTATCAGGAATTGATCGTCGAACTGCTCAAAATGCAGCGCGCCAAGATTGACGCTGCCGCAGTGCACATCGAAGAAATCGCCAACAGCAGCCGTCGTTTGCTGTTCATTCTGGCGGCGCTGGTGCTGGCGTTCGGCGCCACCAGCGCCTGGCTGCTGACCACCGGCATCGTCCGTCCGCTGCAAGAGGCGGTAGTGGCAGCGCGCCGCGTCGCCAGCGGCGACCTGACCGGCCATATCGACGACAGCGCCAAGGACGAAACCGGCCAGCTGCTGACGGCATTGAAAGACATGAACGCCAGCCTGCTGGGCATCGTCACCGAAGTCCGCTCGGGCACCGATCACATCACCACCTCGTCGAGCGAAATCGCACAGGGTAACCAGGACCTGTCGCGCCGCACCGAGCAGCAAGCCGGCGCGCTGGAAGAAACCGCGTCATCGATGGAAGAACTGACTTCCACCGTCAAGCACAACGCCGACAATGCGCGCCAGGCTAACCAGCTGGCCGCATCGGCCGCGCAGGTGGCAGTGAAGGGCGGCGCCGTGGTCGCGCAAGTGGTGGGCACCATGGATTCGATCAACCAGTCGTCCAGCAAGATCGTCGACATCATCGCGGTAATCGACGGTATCGCCTTCCAGACCAATATCCTGGCGCTGAATGCAGCGGTGGAAGCTGCACGCGCCGGTGAGCAGGGCCGTGGTTTTGCGGTAGTGGCGTCGGAAGTGCGCAATCTGGCGCAGCGTTCCGCCTCGGCCGCCAAGGAAATCAAGGCGTTGATCGGCGACTCGGTGGAGAAGGTCAACCAGGGCAGCAAACTGGTGGCCGATGCCGGCGTGACGATGGACGAAATCGTCGCCAGCGTGCACAAGGTCAGCGACATGATCTCGGAAATTACCGCCGCCAGCAGCGAACAAAGCGCCGGCATCAACGAGGTGAATCAGGCCATCGGTTCGATGGACGCGGTGACGCAGCAGAACGCGGCGCTGGTGGAACAGGCTGCGGCTGCGGCGGAATCGATGCAGCAGCAGGCCGCCGCGCTGGCGCATGCCGTCAGCGTATTCAAGGTCGATGGCACGCCGCGCCTGTCGCATGCGCGTCCTGCCCGTCCGCAGCTACAAATCACTCGCAGCGTCTGA
- a CDS encoding poly(ethylene terephthalate) hydrolase family protein, producing MRYLLLMLLAALAPLVQAETGFANLERGPHSVGFRLVQQYDYSRSYREKNDVVNGQPFTGERARPVQTLIWYPAASNAGTRIPYSDYIRTEATDIDYGRAKSEVDAFVANQLKSAVAAIGETQAKAKFAQRMWAVRDAAPLAGKYPVVVYAPGGGSPAHEAADVGEYLASHGYVVIVSRNLGTRSYLMTVDREGAETQARDISFLVSYAHTLPFADTAHIAAAGWSWGGMTNLFAAAADNRISAVISLDGTREPDLTKMLPVSRLTIPWLYISRKLATISELNKRGIESSFSLLNAARHMQLYQVVMQPMVHVDFSPEALRFQPPSHFDEYTREEVEQAYYWTARYMLAFVDAYLKNDAAGLAFVQRSPTQNGAPRHMTLYEPRAADVGPVATRAGFATELAKRGFDHAVDVYTALHGRDSTFVLSESDLNAWGYELLRSDKQAAGVEIFKLGVSLYPNASNLHDSLAEGYEALDNKPAAIASYQKSLDLDPKNGHAADRLKALR from the coding sequence ATGCGATATCTGTTATTGATGTTATTGGCGGCCCTGGCGCCGTTGGTCCAGGCCGAAACTGGCTTTGCCAATCTTGAACGGGGGCCGCACAGCGTCGGCTTCCGCCTCGTTCAGCAATACGATTATTCGCGCAGCTATCGCGAGAAAAACGATGTCGTCAACGGCCAGCCATTCACCGGCGAACGCGCCCGGCCGGTGCAGACGCTGATCTGGTATCCCGCCGCGTCCAATGCCGGCACGCGCATCCCTTATTCCGACTATATCCGTACCGAGGCGACCGACATCGATTACGGCCGCGCCAAATCCGAGGTGGACGCCTTCGTGGCGAACCAACTTAAGTCGGCCGTTGCGGCCATCGGCGAAACGCAGGCCAAGGCCAAATTTGCCCAGCGCATGTGGGCGGTGCGCGACGCTGCGCCGCTGGCGGGGAAATATCCGGTGGTGGTGTATGCGCCAGGCGGCGGCAGTCCCGCGCACGAAGCGGCTGATGTCGGCGAGTATCTGGCCAGCCATGGCTATGTGGTAATCGTCAGCCGCAACCTAGGCACGCGCAGTTACCTGATGACGGTCGATCGCGAAGGTGCTGAAACGCAGGCGCGCGACATCAGTTTCCTCGTCTCTTATGCGCACACGCTGCCGTTTGCCGACACCGCCCATATCGCGGCGGCCGGCTGGAGCTGGGGCGGCATGACCAATCTTTTTGCGGCGGCCGCCGACAATCGTATTTCCGCCGTCATCAGCCTGGATGGAACGCGCGAGCCGGATCTGACCAAGATGCTGCCGGTGTCGCGCCTGACGATTCCGTGGCTGTACATTTCGCGCAAGCTGGCCACCATTTCGGAGCTTAACAAGCGCGGTATCGAGAGCTCATTCAGCCTGCTGAACGCAGCGCGCCACATGCAGCTATACCAGGTGGTGATGCAGCCGATGGTGCACGTGGACTTTTCGCCGGAAGCCTTGCGGTTCCAGCCGCCGTCGCATTTTGACGAATACACCCGCGAGGAAGTGGAGCAGGCCTACTACTGGACCGCGCGCTACATGCTGGCGTTTGTCGATGCCTATCTGAAGAACGACGCGGCCGGCCTGGCCTTCGTCCAGCGCTCGCCGACGCAGAACGGCGCCCCGCGCCATATGACCTTGTACGAACCGCGCGCAGCCGACGTTGGTCCGGTGGCCACGCGTGCCGGCTTCGCCACCGAACTGGCAAAGCGCGGCTTCGATCACGCGGTGGATGTCTACACGGCGCTGCATGGCCGCGACAGCACTTTCGTCTTATCCGAGTCCGACCTCAACGCCTGGGGCTACGAACTGCTGCGCTCCGATAAACAGGCGGCCGGCGTGGAGATATTCAAACTGGGCGTCTCGCTATACCCGAACGCCAGCAACCTGCACGACAGCCTGGCCGAGGGCTACGAAGCACTAGACAACAAGCCCGCCGCCATCGCCAGCTACCAGAAATCGCTGGACCTCGATCCGAAGAACGGTCATGCAGCCGACCGTTTGAAAGCGTTGCGCTGA
- a CDS encoding ribonuclease HI family protein, protein MSNTGFDTLATAAFKGERVAARRLAARMQLSEAQALLQVLTLAAGALGLAHLLAERETLRLRDAERRQSRQAAHAHKLAVRKAGMQPSAAAWRGWFDGSAHPNPGQIGIGALLCGPDGQRVEISRRAGYGNSSEAEYLALTALLEAARDHGAHGLLVYGDSQVVVNDVNFGAARGAKGLEEHRAHVVSLMAALGEVQLRWLPRHRNGDADRLSQQAIDRSAHATSQP, encoded by the coding sequence ATGAGCAATACAGGGTTTGACACGCTGGCCACGGCCGCCTTCAAAGGCGAGCGCGTGGCCGCGCGCCGTTTGGCGGCACGCATGCAGTTGAGCGAGGCGCAGGCCTTGTTGCAGGTGCTGACCTTGGCCGCCGGTGCGCTGGGACTGGCGCATCTTCTCGCCGAGCGCGAGACCTTGCGCTTGCGTGATGCAGAACGTCGCCAGTCCAGGCAAGCAGCTCACGCGCACAAGCTGGCGGTGCGCAAGGCGGGCATGCAGCCTTCTGCGGCAGCATGGCGCGGCTGGTTTGACGGCTCGGCGCATCCGAATCCAGGCCAGATCGGCATTGGCGCCCTGCTCTGCGGCCCGGATGGCCAACGCGTGGAAATCAGCCGCCGCGCGGGATATGGCAACAGCAGCGAAGCGGAATACCTGGCGCTGACGGCGTTGCTGGAAGCAGCGCGCGACCATGGCGCGCATGGCCTGCTGGTCTACGGCGACAGCCAGGTGGTGGTCAACGACGTGAATTTCGGCGCAGCACGCGGCGCCAAGGGGCTGGAAGAACATCGCGCGCACGTGGTCTCGCTGATGGCAGCGCTGGGCGAGGTCCAACTACGCTGGCTGCCGCGCCACCGCAACGGTGATGCGGACCGGCTGTCGCAGCAAGCGATTGACCGATCAGCCCACGCTACGTCGCAGCCTTAG
- a CDS encoding YXWGXW repeat-containing protein, whose protein sequence is MIKPIFATAMLALSAAAFAPSIASAQVGVSVVIGNAPPPVRYEAVPAPRRGYVWAPGYWNWDGHRHAWLGGHWERERVGSSWRPATWIRDGGGWRFDPGGWYVVSGPSRGDYITVAPPPPRYEVIPAPRPGFVWSPGYWDWRGNRHEWIGGNWIAARPGYVYSQPRWAQRDGHWYREEARWERGPNGDRDHDGIPNRYDRHDGRNDHRGDNRGRGDRDHDGVPNRYDRDRDGDGVPNRYDNHPDNRRRD, encoded by the coding sequence ATGATCAAGCCTATTTTTGCCACTGCCATGCTTGCGCTGAGCGCCGCAGCCTTCGCACCATCCATCGCCTCCGCACAAGTCGGCGTGAGCGTCGTGATCGGCAATGCGCCGCCTCCAGTACGATATGAAGCCGTGCCGGCACCGCGCCGCGGCTACGTCTGGGCGCCTGGCTACTGGAACTGGGACGGCCACCGCCACGCATGGCTGGGCGGTCACTGGGAACGTGAGCGCGTCGGCAGCAGCTGGCGTCCAGCGACCTGGATTCGCGATGGCGGCGGTTGGCGCTTCGATCCAGGCGGCTGGTATGTCGTCAGCGGCCCATCGCGTGGCGACTACATCACCGTCGCACCGCCGCCACCACGCTATGAAGTGATCCCTGCTCCGCGTCCAGGCTTTGTCTGGTCGCCGGGGTACTGGGACTGGCGCGGCAACCGTCATGAATGGATCGGCGGGAACTGGATCGCCGCACGTCCGGGCTATGTCTATTCGCAGCCTCGCTGGGCGCAGCGTGATGGCCACTGGTACCGCGAAGAGGCGCGCTGGGAGCGCGGCCCGAATGGCGATCGCGATCATGACGGCATTCCGAACCGATACGACCGTCACGATGGCCGCAACGACCATCGGGGCGATAACCGTGGACGTGGTGACCGCGATCATGACGGCGTTCCCAACCGCTATGACCGCGACCGCGATGGCGACGGCGTCCCTAATCGCTACGACAACCATCCCGACAACCGTCGTCGCGATTGA
- a CDS encoding penicillin-binding transpeptidase domain-containing protein, translating to MPRVIRTILQAWEERRRARRRSANLRVGLRGRPSVTLVSSHRPPSAPHAPSPVPTTRRVIPARVVWIVVAGLVVTLGGGALIAGHARHLAASTASTPQSAANIRAANAYQAVLPGIGFTVSEQPGVNASLHPDGALLIVSGLQAAPPVRVDLCSQMRGPTDPRLLPLRLGYRFDDVKRWVARNEEANVQISLRNVLLVADRASAADAMPEIDIEGTGRADYTDPASEPLKLSWHARQGEARWLSDASFGQIEQGVNGQVGLRQQGWLLWGANAALRIERRANAMCPQAGELLVQMYRPAGSTGTAPGAGAGISASAAPSAALVTAFPARGAAVSAYFAPGQYQVPSAGPGELEDQSLFDALQAQGLIRLTASGTIDIAPRDLPQWQSAPSTERAAELGNWKQVPSGAVTKKLFKRLYYQADGAYVRQQIDIYNSERRLLAWRIKAPANLTLDWSASTGGNAANGNAPVMIATTGQMPVAASRLFATLPQGWQPWTRVARWSQAGEGNGGSPVVHLALNLPRAASGGEVVHMLIAGRVGSGVTGASAQFAPACSGRACASNNDVQHITLTLQAGARSIQLDLQPLDFNTPEDQKYRHLRVANGRLIWQALAQSDNTVPRSSAPSPVRLQDRNGTMLWTDGAPSEGAVEAGLAPLLGVSTEHANSIAGMLARLPAPKGAVDATLTLDLPLQALSQRVLECVAMHRGRWEGGRCAGGQPAPEGRHAGLVILDTETGDILAAAGAGAGDVSAANWAEVRDFDRTSPARSPLRLPALQHDGGAHQSPGSTFKVVSALGLELAAQNDPQIDTLLGGMPLQAINRMAAQRGYGFQTDAASYPLNPRLAHITNYREQSLDRRAQEGRLGLAQALTYSLNTWFAWSGELSDRSLFGRPDGGAPDLQALDADALDSVRPIVAAAHRLGFERAQRLDGGLLPADFNWRNWDALQSTPAHMDPIHTRHELRQMSIGLRMQVTPLQMALASAAVGQGRVVSPRMLLSLDGRDGAQQTAPPLGIRLDRIKAGMKGVVDVGTGAGAFRGAALASVRPGLYGKTGTAPSGDDTATVWFTGWLEAGSLPGQTHRLAMAAFVSHSDATGGEHAAPVMAAILSTLAAQNGEQKGK from the coding sequence ATGCCGCGAGTCATCCGTACCATTTTGCAAGCCTGGGAAGAGCGCCGCCGCGCGCGCCGTCGCAGCGCCAACCTGCGCGTCGGCCTGCGCGGACGGCCATCGGTCACGCTGGTGTCGTCGCATCGCCCGCCATCCGCGCCCCATGCGCCGTCGCCGGTACCGACTACCCGGCGCGTGATCCCGGCGCGCGTGGTATGGATCGTGGTGGCGGGCCTGGTGGTCACGCTGGGCGGCGGCGCGCTGATCGCCGGCCATGCGCGCCATCTGGCCGCGTCCACCGCCAGTACGCCGCAATCAGCCGCCAATATCCGCGCCGCCAACGCCTATCAGGCCGTGCTGCCGGGGATCGGCTTCACCGTGTCTGAGCAGCCGGGCGTCAACGCCAGCCTGCATCCTGATGGCGCTCTGCTGATCGTTTCAGGGCTACAGGCCGCGCCGCCGGTGCGGGTGGACCTGTGCAGCCAGATGCGCGGTCCGACCGATCCGCGCCTGCTGCCGCTGCGTCTGGGCTATCGCTTCGACGACGTCAAACGCTGGGTTGCGCGTAATGAGGAGGCCAATGTCCAGATCTCGCTGCGCAACGTGCTGCTGGTGGCCGACCGCGCCAGCGCCGCCGATGCCATGCCGGAAATCGATATCGAAGGCACCGGACGCGCCGACTATACCGACCCGGCAAGCGAACCGCTGAAACTCAGCTGGCATGCCCGCCAGGGCGAGGCCCGCTGGCTCAGCGACGCCAGCTTCGGCCAGATCGAGCAGGGCGTCAATGGCCAGGTCGGGCTGCGCCAGCAAGGCTGGCTGCTGTGGGGCGCCAATGCAGCCTTGCGGATCGAACGCCGCGCCAACGCTATGTGCCCGCAGGCCGGCGAACTGCTGGTGCAGATGTATCGCCCGGCTGGCAGCACCGGCACAGCTCCCGGCGCTGGTGCCGGCATCTCTGCCTCCGCCGCCCCCAGCGCCGCGCTGGTCACCGCATTCCCCGCGCGTGGCGCAGCCGTCAGCGCCTACTTCGCCCCCGGCCAGTACCAAGTGCCCAGCGCCGGTCCCGGTGAACTGGAAGATCAATCGCTATTCGATGCGTTGCAGGCCCAGGGCCTGATCCGCCTCACCGCCAGCGGCACCATCGACATCGCGCCGCGCGACCTGCCGCAATGGCAGTCCGCGCCAAGCACCGAACGCGCCGCAGAGTTGGGCAACTGGAAGCAGGTGCCATCCGGCGCCGTCACCAAAAAACTCTTCAAGCGTTTGTACTACCAGGCTGACGGCGCCTACGTCCGCCAGCAAATCGACATCTATAACAGCGAACGTCGCCTGCTGGCCTGGCGTATCAAAGCACCGGCCAACCTCACGCTTGACTGGAGCGCCAGCACCGGCGGCAATGCCGCCAACGGCAACGCCCCGGTCATGATTGCCACCACCGGCCAGATGCCGGTGGCCGCCTCGCGCCTGTTCGCTACGCTGCCACAAGGCTGGCAGCCATGGACGCGTGTCGCCCGCTGGTCGCAGGCCGGCGAGGGCAATGGCGGTAGCCCGGTGGTGCACCTCGCGCTCAACCTGCCGCGTGCCGCCAGCGGCGGCGAAGTCGTCCACATGCTGATCGCCGGCCGCGTAGGGAGTGGCGTCACCGGCGCCAGCGCCCAATTCGCGCCAGCTTGCAGCGGCCGCGCCTGCGCCAGCAACAACGACGTCCAGCACATCACGCTGACGCTGCAAGCCGGCGCCCGCAGCATTCAGCTGGACTTGCAGCCACTGGACTTCAACACCCCGGAAGACCAGAAATACCGCCATCTGCGCGTGGCGAACGGACGCCTGATCTGGCAAGCACTCGCGCAAAGCGACAACACCGTGCCACGTAGCAGCGCGCCATCGCCGGTCCGGCTGCAAGACCGCAACGGCACTATGTTGTGGACCGATGGCGCACCGAGCGAAGGGGCAGTGGAGGCAGGCCTGGCGCCACTGCTTGGCGTCAGTACCGAACACGCCAACAGCATCGCCGGCATGCTGGCCCGCTTGCCCGCACCGAAAGGCGCGGTGGACGCCACGCTGACATTGGACTTGCCACTGCAAGCCCTCAGCCAGCGCGTGCTGGAATGCGTCGCCATGCATCGCGGCCGTTGGGAGGGCGGCCGCTGCGCCGGCGGCCAGCCCGCGCCAGAAGGCCGCCACGCAGGTCTCGTCATCCTCGACACCGAAACCGGCGACATTCTCGCCGCTGCTGGCGCAGGAGCCGGCGACGTCAGCGCCGCCAACTGGGCAGAGGTGCGCGACTTCGACCGCACCAGCCCCGCGCGCAGCCCATTGCGGCTGCCGGCATTGCAGCACGACGGCGGCGCACACCAGAGTCCCGGCTCGACGTTCAAGGTGGTCAGCGCGCTTGGGCTGGAACTGGCCGCACAAAATGACCCGCAAATCGACACACTGTTGGGCGGCATGCCGCTGCAAGCGATCAACCGCATGGCGGCGCAGCGAGGCTACGGCTTCCAGACCGATGCCGCTAGCTATCCGCTCAATCCACGCCTGGCCCACATCACCAACTACCGCGAACAAAGCCTGGACCGCCGCGCGCAGGAAGGCCGTTTGGGACTGGCGCAGGCCCTGACCTACAGCCTGAATACCTGGTTCGCGTGGTCCGGAGAGCTGAGTGACCGCAGCCTGTTCGGTCGTCCGGACGGCGGCGCGCCTGATCTGCAAGCGCTGGATGCGGACGCGCTGGATTCGGTGCGTCCCATCGTCGCCGCCGCGCACCGGCTGGGCTTTGAGCGAGCGCAGCGTCTCGACGGCGGCCTGCTGCCGGCGGATTTCAACTGGCGCAACTGGGATGCGCTGCAATCCACGCCAGCCCATATGGACCCGATCCACACCCGCCACGAACTGCGCCAGATGTCGATTGGTCTGCGCATGCAGGTCACGCCGCTGCAAATGGCGCTGGCCTCGGCGGCCGTGGGACAGGGCAGGGTAGTCTCGCCGCGCATGCTGCTATCGCTGGACGGCCGCGATGGCGCTCAGCAGACCGCGCCGCCGCTGGGCATCCGTCTGGACCGCATCAAGGCCGGCATGAAAGGCGTGGTCGATGTCGGCACCGGCGCCGGCGCTTTCCGTGGCGCGGCGCTGGCCAGCGTGCGCCCCGGCCTGTATGGCAAAACCGGCACCGCGCCAAGCGGCGACGATACCGCCACGGTGTGGTTCACCGGCTGGCTGGAAGCGGGCAGCCTGCCCGGGCAGACGCACCGTTTGGCGATGGCGGCCTTC